The DNA segment GGGCGAGCGTAGGTTGTCCTCCAGCACCAGATACTCGCCCCTCTCGTCGCGGATCAGGTCACTGCCGACAATGTGGGTATAGATGCCGCCGGGCGGCGTGACGCCGTGGACCTCGCGCCGGAAATGGGCCGAGGTGTAGACCAGTTCACTGGGAACGACGTTGTCGTTGAGAATCTGTGCGTCGCCGTAAATGTCGTTCAGGAAGAGGTTGAGCGCCTTGACGCGCTGGGTCAGCCCCGCTTCGAGATGCGCCCACTCGGAGGCCGGGATAACGCGCGGGACCGGATCGAAGGGAAACGTCCGCTCGGTGCCCTTGGAGTCGCCGTAGACGGTGAAGGTGATGCCCTGGTTGCGGAAGGCCAGATCCAGCATGCCGTGCCGCCGCTGAAATTCAGTGACACCCAGAGAATCGATATATTCCTGCAAGCCCTGATAGTGCGGACGCACCTGCCCGTCCGCCGCAAACATCTCGTCAAAAAAGCTCTCGCCTGGCTCATATTTCATGCGCCTGTCCCCCTTGTGTCGTGCTGGTGAATGCCCGCAGGATAGCGGCTCGGCAGGACCGGGAAGGCAGTGTGGCTAGGCGAACTCCTTATGGTCCAGCGCGGCGCGGGCGAAGCGGGAAAGGAAAAACGCGCGCTGAATGGGGCCAGGGCGCGGTTTTCTGAAGCTGTGTCTCTCCCCTACCCCTCGGTTCCGGTCAGTGGCGCGGCCCCCTCCCCGAAGGCCACTTCCAGGCGCGGCAGCAGCCTGCCCTCGTGGGCGCGGGCGGCACGCAGCAGCGCGTTCTTGACGGCGGTGGCATTGGCCCCCCCATGCCCGATGAAGGCCAGTCCCTTCACCCCGATCAGGATGCTGGCCCCGTAGGTGCTGGGGTCCATCCGGTCAGCCAGCCCGCGCAACGATCCGCGCACCAGCAGGCCGCCCAGCTTGCTTTTCAGGCCGCTGTTCAGAGCGTCGCGGATCCAGCCGAACATCACCCTGGCCTCGCCTTCTGCCAGCTTGAGGACCACGTTGCCGGTAAAGCCGTCGGTCACGACGATATCGGTGGTCCCCAGGAAGATGTCGCGGCCCTCCACGTTGCCGTGAAAGTTGATGCCTTTACCATGCAGAGCGCGCAGCAGGGCATGGGCCTCGATGACCAGCGCACTGCCCTTGTGGTCTTCCTCGCCAATCGAGAGCAGGCCCACGGTGGGGTTGTCCTGATCCTCCAGCACCTTCAGGTACACGGTGGCCAGCCGTGCCCACTGCGCGTAGTAGCTGGCCTTTACGTCCGCGTTGGCCCCGGCATCCAGCAACGTGGTCATGCCGCCGCGCGCGGGCAGGTGGGTCAGGATGGCCGGGCGTTCCACCCCCTTGATGCGCCCGAAGGTCAGCAGCGCCGAGGCCATCGTCGCGCCGCTGTGGCCCATGCTGACGGCGGCGGCGGCCCGGCCCTCC comes from the Deinococcus sp. AJ005 genome and includes:
- the plsX gene encoding phosphate acyltransferase PlsX — its product is MSAEAGAAAGSLPIALDAAGGDHGAVPNVEGAILAARAGVSVLLVGERVALHAELGKFPGSASLPLEIVDASDVIGMDEHASDVRSRTGASINICTRLVKEGRAAAAVSMGHSGATMASALLTFGRIKGVERPAILTHLPARGGMTTLLDAGANADVKASYYAQWARLATVYLKVLEDQDNPTVGLLSIGEEDHKGSALVIEAHALLRALHGKGINFHGNVEGRDIFLGTTDIVVTDGFTGNVVLKLAEGEARVMFGWIRDALNSGLKSKLGGLLVRGSLRGLADRMDPSTYGASILIGVKGLAFIGHGGANATAVKNALLRAARAHEGRLLPRLEVAFGEGAAPLTGTEG